A region from the Misgurnus anguillicaudatus chromosome 7, ASM2758022v2, whole genome shotgun sequence genome encodes:
- the LOC129431718 gene encoding uncharacterized protein: MLQEANGRYAKDGSVLVISKGMKTDILDTLADSMSKISPYPERQHYENVAKALVEKHPSLKEPGSGKGWYGWFHSLKFKLGNYRQKLSAAGCPEVRVNKRKGVEAKGPRMKKSKKGEVHYCPDPPEGLSDENMEEKRRMMEVEVLKKDQDHQQIDELMSATFSKCRKEIVGDQPLIVDVISRWPAMFCERQVRAEFKRVISIDLLESFLDGLDDLAPRLLEVYEAATKSANKPALKAILDCLKKDDTNDRRRTAALLGLPHYLREDPSDIIRMCDTSLQPWRGCNLAC, translated from the exons ATGCTGCAAGAAGCAAATGGAAGATATGCAAAGGATGGATCTGTGCTGGTGATTTCTAAAGGTATGAAAACTGATATCCTGGACACACTTGCAGAcagcatgtcaaagattagtcCTTATCCTGAGAGGCAACACTATGAGAATGTTGCCAAAGCACTTGTGGAGAAGCATCCCAGTCTAAAAGAGCCAGGGTCTGGAAAGGGTTGGTACGGCTGGTTCCACAGCCTGAAGTTTAAGCTTGGAAACTATCGACAGAAGTTAAGTGCAGCTGGATGCCCAGAGGTGAGGGTCAACAAAAGAAAAGGAGTAGAAGCCAAGGGACCACGTATGAAGAAGTCAAAGAAGGGCGAGGTCCACTACTGTCCAGATCCCCCTGAAGGACTGAGTGATGAAAACATGGAAGAAAAGCGGAGGATGATGGAG GTGGAAGTGCTGAAAAAAGACCAAGACCACCAGCAGATAGATGAGCTGATGTCTGCCACATTCTCCAAGTGCAGAAAGGAGATTGTAGGGGATCAACCTCTCATTGTGGATGTCATATCTAGATGGCCGGCCATGTTCTGTGAGAGACAG GTTCGGGCAGAGTTCAAAAGAGTCATAAGCATAGACCTTCTCGAGTCGTTCCTCGATGGACTTGATGATCTGGCACCAAGACTGCTGGAAGTGTACGAAGCTGCGACCAAGTCTGCAAATAAGCCTGCACTGAAAGCCATTTTGGACTGTCTGAAGAAAGAC gACACAAACGATAGGAGAAGGACTGCTGCTCTGCTGGGTCTGCCACACTACCTAAGAGAAGACCCATCAGACATCATCAGGATGTGTGAT ACAAGCTTGCAGCCATGGAGGGGATGCAACTTGGCCTGTTGA